A genomic segment from Pseudoduganella chitinolytica encodes:
- a CDS encoding TonB-dependent receptor: MIEHPNNRAATPRNCRMTALALAAALLAAQAAHAQDSNPQGSGPAATAPASSGPASAGASSAGRQAGSGDQGSVVMVVGTRKSVASAIDRKIRNATVSDSLVAEDINQFPDKNVGEALSRITGVQLSRSFGEGSQVAIRGVEPDLNRVEINGMSVLGTSGGAGRGAELRELASELISSIDVYKGTTADMTEGGVGGTVVIKTRKPLDFKKRTVATTISGEHSTSRGGVDPRASLLLADRYFGNRLGLMANLVYDKVLTQNDYARNTSWRFLRDWDMSADKTVVSKNLALAAIGTKAGCDGLAAADKTACLAQWNDYSPGIPRYGIWTRDHKRSSAELTAQYEFAKDFTAFASYQDNKQDQRLNDRNFGTDFNDVNRLASSGNAPVYDANGLRTTPGTCIPAITTATPPGVTVANHYVTEYTVGDCRYVAGQGGQGAFYTSARDFGLDIRSKYYSAGFNFKRDRLEAEGLIGKSKSEYISQSNNVTMTMDAPGLKVALDSQGLPHFTFPAAYSPEDSRSYTQVQLQYRPEEAFNTEDQAKLDLKYRLDTPFFTKIWFGAQARRSTAKQYKGGGFVRDSGGDLAGVGDDVIVPTANVNQTLIHDPLWSGTPRAADPKSLLNISNATRYATAAEMAALVDTIRTRSPGTFFGGYSGVANLPSGWIAPSYAAAAPFFDTSHFNHDYVQNAPASDGKVYPQIPVYGASERVRSAYGRLDFDTELFGYTINGNVGARYTHTRAVATGSSQNRVRVATPGGSTGHLDYIVSNGIASVSSSYHDVLPSANAMMWLVPDVFLARVGWGKVMSRPRIDLLAPNATCTLYSGRSEFGGDGTDDCTAGNPDLKPFRATNTDLSLEYYPGQDTQVSVAFFKKEISSYILEKQLQKGVDVFHDGSRWDVTQPINGKGATTKGIEITARTAFTFLPGWLAGFGGDVNYTRMTYKYAPGTERLNILDNTELPYPGLSKNSYNVALWYDRGPINARIAYNARDRYYTGGNDVSGNPNFQEKTGYLDAKLQYRYNDNITFSIEGKNLTDQEEITDAGDLFRVNELAFSGRRYYASVSLKF, translated from the coding sequence GTGATTGAGCATCCGAACAACCGCGCCGCCACGCCGCGCAACTGCCGCATGACCGCGTTGGCGCTGGCCGCCGCGCTGCTGGCCGCGCAGGCCGCACACGCGCAGGACAGCAACCCGCAGGGCAGTGGGCCCGCCGCAACTGCGCCCGCCTCAAGTGGGCCCGCCAGCGCCGGCGCCAGCAGCGCCGGCCGCCAGGCCGGCAGCGGCGACCAGGGCTCCGTCGTCATGGTCGTGGGCACGCGCAAGTCCGTCGCCTCCGCCATCGACCGCAAGATCCGCAATGCCACCGTGTCCGATTCGCTGGTGGCGGAGGACATCAACCAGTTCCCCGACAAGAACGTGGGTGAGGCCCTGTCGCGCATCACTGGCGTGCAGCTGTCGCGCTCCTTCGGCGAAGGCTCGCAGGTGGCGATCCGCGGCGTCGAGCCGGACCTGAACCGCGTCGAGATCAACGGCATGTCCGTGCTGGGCACCAGTGGCGGCGCCGGCCGCGGCGCCGAGCTGCGCGAGCTGGCGTCCGAGCTGATCTCTTCCATCGACGTGTACAAGGGCACCACGGCCGACATGACGGAAGGCGGCGTTGGCGGTACTGTCGTGATCAAGACGCGCAAGCCGCTCGACTTCAAGAAGCGGACCGTCGCCACCACGATCTCCGGCGAACATTCGACCAGCCGCGGCGGGGTCGATCCGCGCGCCAGCCTGCTGCTGGCCGACCGCTATTTCGGCAACCGCCTGGGGCTGATGGCCAACCTGGTCTACGACAAGGTGCTGACGCAGAACGACTATGCGCGCAACACGTCGTGGCGCTTCCTGCGCGATTGGGACATGAGCGCCGACAAGACGGTGGTCAGCAAGAACCTGGCACTGGCGGCGATCGGCACGAAGGCCGGCTGCGACGGCCTGGCGGCAGCCGACAAGACGGCCTGCCTGGCGCAGTGGAACGACTACTCGCCCGGCATTCCCCGCTATGGCATCTGGACACGCGACCACAAGCGTTCCTCCGCCGAACTGACGGCGCAGTACGAGTTCGCCAAGGACTTCACGGCCTTCGCCAGCTACCAGGACAACAAGCAGGACCAGCGCCTGAACGACCGCAACTTCGGTACCGACTTCAATGACGTCAATCGCCTGGCCAGCAGCGGCAACGCGCCAGTGTACGACGCCAACGGCCTGCGCACGACGCCGGGCACCTGCATCCCTGCGATCACGACGGCCACGCCGCCTGGCGTGACGGTGGCGAATCACTACGTCACCGAATACACGGTGGGCGACTGCCGCTACGTGGCCGGCCAGGGCGGGCAGGGCGCGTTCTACACGTCGGCGCGCGACTTCGGGCTGGACATCCGCTCGAAATATTATTCCGCCGGCTTCAATTTCAAGCGCGACCGGCTGGAAGCGGAAGGCCTGATCGGCAAGTCGAAGTCCGAGTACATCAGCCAGAGCAACAACGTCACGATGACGATGGATGCGCCGGGACTGAAGGTGGCGCTGGACAGCCAGGGCCTGCCGCACTTCACGTTCCCGGCCGCGTACTCGCCCGAGGACAGCCGTTCCTACACGCAGGTGCAGCTGCAGTATCGCCCTGAGGAAGCGTTCAATACGGAGGACCAGGCCAAGCTGGACCTGAAGTACCGCCTCGACACGCCCTTCTTCACGAAGATCTGGTTCGGCGCCCAGGCCCGCAGGTCCACCGCGAAACAGTACAAGGGCGGCGGCTTCGTGCGCGATAGCGGCGGTGACCTGGCGGGAGTGGGCGACGACGTCATCGTCCCCACCGCCAACGTGAACCAGACCCTGATCCACGATCCGCTGTGGAGCGGGACACCGCGTGCGGCCGACCCGAAGTCGCTGCTCAATATCAGCAACGCGACGCGTTACGCGACAGCGGCCGAGATGGCGGCACTGGTCGACACCATCCGGACCCGCTCGCCCGGTACGTTCTTCGGCGGCTACAGCGGCGTTGCCAACCTGCCGTCGGGCTGGATCGCGCCAAGCTATGCGGCGGCCGCGCCGTTCTTCGACACGTCGCACTTCAATCACGACTACGTGCAGAACGCACCCGCCAGCGACGGCAAGGTCTATCCGCAGATTCCGGTCTACGGTGCGTCGGAGCGGGTGCGCTCGGCCTATGGCCGCCTGGACTTCGACACCGAGTTGTTCGGCTACACCATCAACGGCAACGTGGGAGCCCGCTATACGCACACCCGTGCCGTGGCCACCGGCTCGTCGCAGAACCGCGTGCGCGTCGCCACGCCGGGCGGAAGCACCGGTCATCTCGACTACATCGTCTCGAACGGCATCGCCAGCGTGAGCAGCTCGTACCACGACGTGCTGCCCAGCGCGAACGCGATGATGTGGCTGGTGCCGGACGTGTTCCTGGCGCGGGTAGGCTGGGGCAAGGTGATGTCGCGCCCGCGCATCGACCTGCTGGCACCGAACGCCACCTGCACGCTCTACAGCGGCCGGTCCGAGTTCGGCGGCGATGGCACCGATGACTGCACGGCCGGCAATCCGGACCTGAAGCCGTTCCGCGCGACCAACACCGACCTGTCGCTGGAATATTATCCCGGGCAGGACACGCAGGTCAGCGTGGCGTTCTTCAAGAAGGAGATTTCCAGCTATATCCTGGAGAAGCAGTTGCAAAAGGGCGTGGACGTGTTCCATGACGGCAGCCGCTGGGACGTCACGCAGCCGATCAACGGCAAGGGCGCGACAACCAAGGGGATCGAGATCACGGCCCGCACGGCGTTCACGTTCCTGCCCGGCTGGCTGGCCGGCTTCGGCGGCGACGTCAACTACACCCGCATGACGTACAAATACGCTCCCGGCACCGAGCGCCTGAACATCCTGGACAACACGGAGTTGCCGTACCCGGGTCTGTCGAAGAACAGCTACAACGTGGCGCTGTGGTACGACCGGGGGCCGATCAACGCCCGCATCGCCTACAACGCGCGCGACCGCTACTACACGGGCGGCAACGACGTGTCGGGCAATCCGAACTTCCAGGAGAAGACGGGCTACCTCGATGCCAAGCTCCAGTACCGCTACAACGACAACATCACCTTCTCGATCGAGGGCAAGAACCTGACCGACCAGGAGGAGATCACGGACGCGGGCGACCTGTTCCGCGTCAACGAGCTGGCATTCTCCGGCCGCCGCTACTACGCCAGCGTGTCCCTGAAGTTCTGA
- a CDS encoding 2'-5' RNA ligase family protein → MPDHHELQSRYDAMWQEAMPALARGDVACDAQLAAGNDPRRGLTLIARPSPRLAASFDAMLDTLSAIDPHQYRHPAADMHVTVLSLFTATVDHAPELARADAYRAAVEAAVQGTPPFTIEFTGVSASRGAVVAQGFPRDDTLARLRERLRAELRARALDGSLDGRYKLVTAHSTLLRFARPLADPERFTQALAGLRTAPLGIMHVTALELVQNDWYMSSGTLQCLDRYPLA, encoded by the coding sequence ATGCCCGACCATCACGAACTGCAGTCCCGCTACGATGCGATGTGGCAGGAAGCCATGCCGGCCTTGGCGCGCGGCGACGTGGCGTGCGATGCCCAGCTGGCTGCCGGCAACGACCCGCGCCGCGGCCTGACGCTGATTGCGCGGCCTTCGCCCCGACTGGCCGCGAGCTTCGACGCAATGCTGGACACCTTGTCCGCCATCGATCCCCACCAGTACCGCCATCCCGCCGCCGACATGCACGTCACCGTGCTGTCGCTGTTTACCGCCACGGTGGACCACGCGCCGGAACTGGCCCGCGCCGACGCGTATCGCGCCGCAGTCGAGGCGGCGGTGCAGGGCACGCCGCCATTCACGATCGAATTCACGGGCGTCTCCGCCTCGCGTGGCGCCGTCGTCGCCCAGGGTTTTCCGCGCGACGACACGCTGGCGCGGCTACGCGAGCGCCTGCGCGCCGAACTGCGCGCACGGGCACTGGACGGTTCGCTGGACGGGCGCTACAAGCTCGTCACCGCCCACTCGACGCTGCTGCGCTTCGCACGCCCGCTGGCGGACCCGGAGCGTTTCACGCAGGCGCTTGCGGGCCTGCGCACGGCACCGCTGGGCATCATGCATGTGACGGCACTGGAGCTGGTGCAGAACGACTGGTATATGTCGAGCGGCACGCTGCAGTGCCTGGACCGTTACCCGCTCGCTTGA
- the typA gene encoding translational GTPase TypA → MSNTKRAIRNIAIIAHVDHGKTTLVDQLLRQSGTFRENQQVDTRVMDSNDLEKERGITILSKNCAVEYEGTHINIVDTPGHADFGGEVERVLSMVDSVLLLVDAQEGPMPQTRFVTRKALALGLKPIVVVNKIDRPGARADWAINATFELFDKLGANDEQLDFPIVYASGLNGYAGLTEDVRGGDMKPLFEAILQHVPVRDDNPDGPLQMQVTSLDYSSYVGKIGIGRISRGRIKAGQDVVVVDGPGATPIKGRINQVLNFKGLERVLVDEAVAGDIVLINGIEEIGIGSTICAPDTVDPLPMLTVDEPTLTMNFMVNNSPLAGREGKFVTSRQLRDRLDKELKANVALRVAPTDDDTIFEVSGRGELHLTILIENMRREGFELAVSRPRVVFKMVDGVRHEPYENLSVDVEEANQGGVMEELGRRRGDLQNMESDGKGRVRLEYRIPARGLIGFQGEFMTLTRGTGLMSHVFDAYAPVDNTRGELAGRRNGVLISQDDGAAVAYAIWKLQDRGRMFVSHNDPVYEGMIIGIHSRDNDLVVNPIKGKQLTNVRSSGTDEAVRLVPPIQMSLEYAVEFIEDDELVEITPKSIRLRKRFLKEHERKKASREA, encoded by the coding sequence ATGTCTAATACTAAACGCGCAATTCGTAACATCGCCATCATCGCCCACGTCGACCACGGCAAGACCACCCTCGTGGACCAGCTGCTGCGCCAGTCCGGTACCTTCCGTGAAAACCAGCAGGTCGATACCCGCGTCATGGACTCGAACGACCTCGAAAAAGAGCGTGGCATCACGATTCTGTCGAAGAATTGCGCGGTCGAGTACGAAGGCACCCACATCAACATCGTCGACACCCCGGGCCACGCCGACTTCGGCGGCGAAGTGGAGCGCGTGCTGTCGATGGTCGACTCCGTGCTGCTGCTGGTCGATGCGCAGGAAGGCCCGATGCCACAGACCCGTTTCGTCACGCGCAAGGCGCTGGCGCTGGGCCTGAAGCCGATCGTCGTCGTCAACAAGATCGACCGTCCGGGCGCCCGCGCCGACTGGGCGATCAACGCCACGTTCGAACTGTTCGACAAGCTGGGCGCCAACGACGAGCAGCTGGACTTCCCGATCGTCTACGCGTCGGGCCTGAACGGCTACGCCGGCCTGACCGAAGACGTGCGCGGCGGCGACATGAAGCCGCTGTTCGAAGCGATCCTGCAGCACGTTCCCGTCCGTGACGACAATCCGGATGGCCCGCTGCAGATGCAGGTCACGTCGCTGGACTACTCTTCGTACGTGGGCAAGATCGGCATCGGCCGTATCTCGCGCGGCCGCATCAAGGCCGGCCAGGACGTCGTCGTCGTGGACGGTCCGGGCGCAACCCCGATCAAGGGCCGCATCAACCAGGTGCTGAACTTCAAGGGCCTGGAGCGCGTGCTGGTCGACGAAGCCGTCGCCGGCGACATCGTCCTGATCAACGGTATCGAAGAAATCGGTATCGGCTCCACCATCTGCGCGCCGGACACCGTGGACCCGCTGCCGATGCTGACCGTCGACGAGCCGACCTTGACGATGAACTTCATGGTCAACAACTCGCCGCTGGCGGGCCGCGAAGGCAAGTTCGTCACGTCGCGCCAGCTGCGCGACCGCCTGGACAAGGAACTGAAGGCCAACGTGGCGCTGCGCGTGGCACCGACCGACGACGACACGATCTTCGAAGTGTCGGGCCGTGGCGAACTGCACCTGACGATCCTGATCGAAAACATGCGCCGCGAAGGTTTCGAGCTGGCCGTATCGCGTCCGCGCGTGGTGTTCAAGATGGTCGATGGCGTGCGCCACGAGCCGTATGAAAACCTGTCCGTGGACGTGGAAGAAGCGAACCAGGGCGGCGTGATGGAAGAACTGGGCCGTCGTCGTGGCGACCTGCAGAACATGGAATCGGACGGCAAGGGCCGCGTGCGCCTGGAGTACCGTATCCCGGCGCGTGGCCTGATCGGCTTCCAGGGCGAATTCATGACGCTGACGCGCGGCACGGGCCTGATGAGCCACGTGTTCGATGCCTACGCACCGGTCGACAACACCCGTGGCGAGCTGGCCGGCCGCCGCAACGGCGTGCTGATCTCGCAGGACGACGGCGCCGCCGTAGCTTACGCGATCTGGAAGCTGCAGGATCGCGGCCGCATGTTCGTGTCGCACAACGACCCGGTCTATGAAGGCATGATCATCGGTATCCACTCGCGCGACAACGATCTGGTCGTCAACCCGATCAAGGGCAAGCAGCTGACCAACGTGCGTTCGTCCGGTACCGACGAAGCCGTGCGCCTGGTGCCGCCGATCCAGATGTCGCTGGAATACGCCGTCGAGTTCATCGAGGACGACGAGCTGGTCGAGATCACGCCGAAGTCGATCCGCCTGCGCAAGCGCTTCCTGAAAGAGCACGAGCGCAAGAAGGCTTCGCGCGAAGCGTAA
- a CDS encoding hybrid sensor histidine kinase/response regulator encodes MVTPHRPDNRTASDPAGTRVRRRARHEEAPAGNTCAPDYRRVFEAGPAPYLLLARDFTIVAVNDAYLRATSTTREGIVGRNIFEAFPDNPNDPTANGVANLRASLMRVRTTRLADTMPIQKYDIPIAGMPGGFEQRHWSPVNTPVLNDNGELTHIIHRVEDVTAVVQARAHSVRMESELLAQAQHVREGQQFADLFQQAPTFMAMLSGPEHRVDLLNQGFLRLTGYRDVVGRPVAECFGTAAGRAYVALLDEVYRNGRPLAASSALYAVHAPGGDEMEERYIDFVFQPIRTAQGNVRGIFVEGVDVTDRVQANARRDALIRLTDALRDLRTPEEIAYAAARILGEALGASRVGYGTFEQATGHLQVDRDWTAPGVRSLAGSLNLGDFGNYVEDMKLGRTVIVHDVALDERTAAAADAVRSYSSAAFVNIPLTEGGRLMSILFVNNAMPRDWSAEDCALMREVAERARTATERLASMLALRESEAKFRTIADAMPQMVWSTLPDGYHDYYNQQWYDYTGVPDGSTDGAAWNGVFHPDDQARAWTAWRHSLATGETYEIQYRLRHRSGEYRWVLGRALPIRDEAGAIVRWMGTCTDIHTQKLAEDALREAAQRKDEFLAMLAHELRNPLAPISTAAQLLRVRHADEKARTMASEIIVRQVRHMTALVDDLLDVSRVTRGLVELDMATLDLKQVLNSAVEQALPLIDARRHALELRTSPARAHVRGDRTRLVQVVANVLNNAAKYTPQNGRIQLTLDVDGSHARIAVTDNGNGIAPALLPDIFDLFVQGERSPDRAQGGLGLGLALVRSLTALHGGSATADSAGEGRGSTFTITLPLADWDSACSDTPPQPVPDAALHHLNVMIVDDNVDGALSLAELLRAQGHRVTVAEDAEMALYEPGLESVQAFILDIGLPGMDGYTLARHLRSRAATAKSLMIALTGYGQPADRVLSTAAGFDHHFVKPVDTQALARVLEAFGGA; translated from the coding sequence ATGGTCACACCGCATCGCCCCGACAACCGAACTGCCAGTGACCCCGCCGGCACCCGCGTCAGGCGGCGCGCCCGGCACGAGGAGGCCCCTGCCGGCAATACCTGCGCCCCGGACTACCGGCGGGTATTCGAGGCCGGTCCGGCGCCCTACCTGCTGCTGGCGCGCGATTTCACCATCGTCGCCGTCAACGACGCCTACCTGCGCGCCACCTCGACCACGCGTGAAGGCATCGTCGGCCGCAACATCTTCGAAGCCTTCCCGGACAATCCGAACGACCCCACCGCCAACGGCGTGGCCAACCTGCGCGCGTCGCTGATGCGGGTGCGCACGACCCGGCTAGCCGACACGATGCCGATCCAGAAGTACGACATCCCCATCGCCGGCATGCCGGGCGGCTTCGAGCAGCGCCACTGGAGCCCCGTCAACACGCCCGTGCTGAATGATAACGGCGAGCTGACCCACATCATCCACCGGGTGGAGGATGTCACTGCCGTCGTGCAGGCGCGGGCCCATTCGGTGCGCATGGAATCGGAACTGCTGGCACAGGCGCAGCATGTGCGCGAAGGCCAGCAGTTCGCCGACCTGTTCCAGCAGGCCCCCACGTTCATGGCGATGCTGTCGGGGCCCGAGCACCGCGTCGACCTGCTCAACCAGGGCTTCCTGCGCCTGACGGGCTATCGCGACGTGGTGGGCCGCCCCGTGGCGGAGTGCTTCGGCACGGCGGCGGGCCGCGCCTACGTGGCGCTGCTGGACGAGGTGTACCGCAACGGCCGGCCGCTGGCGGCCAGCAGCGCGCTGTATGCGGTACACGCGCCGGGCGGTGACGAGATGGAGGAACGCTACATCGACTTCGTGTTCCAGCCGATCCGTACGGCGCAAGGCAACGTGCGCGGCATCTTTGTCGAGGGCGTCGACGTGACCGACCGGGTCCAGGCCAATGCGCGGCGCGATGCGCTGATCCGCCTGACCGATGCGCTGCGCGACCTGCGTACGCCCGAGGAGATCGCGTATGCCGCCGCCCGCATCCTGGGCGAGGCGCTGGGCGCGAGCCGCGTCGGCTACGGCACGTTCGAGCAGGCCACGGGCCACCTGCAGGTCGACCGCGACTGGACGGCACCGGGCGTGCGTTCGCTGGCGGGCAGCCTGAACTTGGGCGACTTCGGCAACTATGTCGAGGACATGAAGCTGGGCCGCACCGTGATCGTCCACGACGTGGCGCTCGACGAGCGCACCGCGGCGGCGGCCGACGCGGTGCGCTCGTACAGCTCGGCGGCCTTTGTCAACATCCCGCTGACGGAGGGTGGCCGCCTGATGAGCATCCTGTTCGTCAACAACGCCATGCCGCGCGACTGGTCGGCGGAAGACTGCGCGTTGATGCGCGAGGTGGCCGAGCGGGCCCGCACCGCGACGGAGCGCCTGGCGTCCATGCTGGCGCTGCGCGAAAGCGAGGCCAAGTTTCGCACCATCGCCGATGCGATGCCGCAGATGGTCTGGTCCACCCTGCCCGACGGCTACCACGACTACTACAACCAGCAGTGGTACGACTACACGGGCGTGCCGGACGGTTCGACCGACGGCGCGGCGTGGAACGGCGTGTTCCATCCCGACGACCAGGCCCGCGCCTGGACGGCGTGGCGCCACAGCCTGGCCACCGGTGAAACCTATGAAATCCAGTACCGGCTGCGGCACCGCTCCGGCGAGTATCGCTGGGTGCTGGGGCGCGCGCTGCCGATCCGCGACGAGGCCGGCGCCATCGTGCGCTGGATGGGCACCTGTACCGACATCCACACGCAAAAGCTGGCCGAGGACGCGCTGCGCGAGGCCGCCCAGCGCAAGGACGAGTTCCTGGCGATGCTGGCGCACGAGTTGCGTAATCCGCTGGCCCCCATCAGCACGGCCGCCCAACTGCTGCGGGTGCGCCATGCGGACGAGAAGGCCCGCACGATGGCGAGCGAGATCATCGTGCGCCAGGTGCGCCACATGACGGCGCTGGTGGACGACCTGCTGGACGTCTCGCGCGTGACCCGCGGCCTGGTGGAACTGGACATGGCGACCCTGGACTTGAAACAGGTCCTGAACAGCGCCGTGGAGCAGGCATTGCCGCTGATCGATGCACGCCGCCACGCGCTGGAATTGCGCACGTCACCGGCCCGGGCGCACGTGCGGGGCGACCGCACCCGGCTCGTGCAGGTGGTGGCCAACGTGCTCAATAACGCGGCCAAGTACACGCCGCAGAACGGCCGCATCCAGCTGACCCTGGACGTGGACGGCAGCCACGCCCGCATCGCCGTCACCGACAATGGCAACGGCATCGCGCCGGCACTGCTGCCCGACATCTTCGACCTGTTCGTGCAGGGCGAACGCAGCCCGGACCGCGCCCAGGGCGGCTTGGGACTGGGCCTGGCGCTGGTGCGCAGCCTGACCGCGCTGCACGGTGGCAGCGCGACCGCCGACAGCGCCGGCGAAGGCCGGGGCAGCACGTTCACGATCACGCTGCCGCTGGCCGACTGGGACAGCGCCTGCAGCGACACCCCGCCCCAGCCCGTACCGGACGCCGCGCTGCACCACCTGAACGTGATGATCGTCGACGACAACGTGGATGGAGCGCTGTCGCTGGCGGAGCTGCTGCGGGCGCAGGGCCACCGCGTCACGGTGGCCGAGGATGCAGAGATGGCGTTGTACGAACCCGGGCTGGAAAGCGTGCAGGCCTTCATCCTCGACATCGGCCTGCCAGGCATGGACGGCTATACGCTGGCACGCCACCTGCGCTCACGCGCCGCCACGGCCAAGTCGTTGATGATCGCGCTGACGGGGTACGGCCAACCGGCCGACCGGGTACTGTCCACCGCGGCCGGGTTCGACCATCACTTCGTCAAGCCCGTGGATACGCAGGCGCTGGCGCGGGTGCTGGAGGCGTTTGGCGGGGCTTGA
- the truB gene encoding tRNA pseudouridine(55) synthase TruB, with amino-acid sequence MTQQQKVKRVRDLVDGVLLLDKPVGLSSNDALIKAKRILNAKKAGHTGTLDPFATGLLPLCFGEATKFSQDLLEADKTYVTTVHLGVRTDTGDTEGQVLETLPVDVTVEQIEAVLARFRGPIAQVPPMYSALKRDGKPLYEYARAGVVLEREARNVTIHKLELVKYAAPFLQLEVTCSKGTYIRVLGEDIGAALGCGAHLNALRRTGVGALRAEQMITAEQLVAHAAPLTLLSPVDALLSSFPGVDLTPELAKRFLQGQRLPLGKEPEVVTPAPYEGRVRVYEGQRLLGTGVLGEWAILAPERLIAAAQS; translated from the coding sequence ATGACGCAGCAGCAGAAAGTAAAGCGGGTGCGCGACCTGGTCGACGGCGTGCTGCTGCTCGATAAACCGGTGGGGCTGTCGTCCAACGATGCGCTGATCAAGGCCAAGCGCATCCTGAACGCGAAGAAGGCGGGCCATACGGGCACGCTCGATCCGTTCGCCACGGGCCTCCTGCCGCTGTGCTTCGGCGAAGCCACCAAGTTCTCGCAGGACCTGCTGGAAGCGGACAAGACCTACGTGACGACCGTCCACCTGGGCGTGCGCACGGATACGGGCGACACCGAAGGCCAGGTGCTCGAGACGCTGCCGGTGGACGTGACGGTGGAGCAGATCGAGGCCGTGCTGGCGCGCTTCCGGGGCCCCATCGCGCAGGTGCCGCCGATGTACTCGGCGCTGAAGCGTGACGGCAAGCCCCTGTATGAATATGCCCGTGCGGGCGTCGTGCTGGAGCGCGAAGCGCGCAACGTCACCATCCACAAGCTGGAACTGGTCAAGTACGCGGCGCCGTTCCTGCAGCTGGAAGTCACGTGCAGCAAGGGCACGTATATCCGTGTGCTGGGCGAGGACATCGGCGCCGCGCTGGGCTGCGGCGCGCACCTGAACGCGCTGCGCCGCACTGGCGTGGGCGCATTGCGCGCCGAGCAGATGATCACGGCCGAGCAACTGGTGGCGCACGCGGCGCCGCTGACGCTGCTCTCGCCCGTCGATGCGCTGCTGTCGTCGTTCCCGGGTGTCGACCTGACGCCGGAACTGGCGAAGCGCTTCCTGCAAGGCCAGCGCCTGCCGCTGGGGAAGGAGCCCGAGGTTGTCACGCCGGCGCCGTACGAAGGCCGCGTGCGCGTGTACGAAGGCCAGCGGCTGCTGGGTACCGGCGTGCTGGGCGAGTGGGCCATCCTGGCGCCCGAGCGGCTGATCGCGGCAGCGCAGAGCTAA
- a CDS encoding glycoside hydrolase family 43 protein, with protein MSRLPSLVCAAGLVPAALFCFDAVAAPAFHNPLVPHRADPHVTLQPDGTYWFTATVPEYDRIELRRARSLDALGQAEARVVWRKHAAGPMSHHIWAPELHRINGKWYLYFTAGRADAIWDIRLYVLENAAADPFEGQWIERGQLKTGWESFALDATTFALRGQRYLVWTQRPPASARQLTAIYIARMDTPLSIVGPATLLTQPEYPWEKVRHDVNEAPAVLVKNGRVFLTYSASATDANYALGMLTAREDADLLDARSWTKSPVPVFASSAATGQYGPGHNAFTTTPDGATDVLVYHARDYRDIVGDPLRNPDRHTRAQVIRWRADGTPDFGVPGRD; from the coding sequence ATGAGCCGACTCCCTTCGTTGGTTTGCGCCGCCGGCCTCGTGCCCGCGGCTCTTTTTTGCTTCGACGCCGTCGCCGCGCCGGCTTTCCACAATCCGCTGGTGCCGCACCGCGCCGATCCGCACGTGACCTTGCAGCCGGACGGCACCTACTGGTTCACCGCCACCGTGCCGGAGTACGACCGCATCGAACTGCGCCGCGCACGCAGCCTGGACGCACTGGGGCAGGCCGAGGCCAGGGTGGTGTGGCGCAAGCATGCGGCCGGGCCGATGAGCCACCATATCTGGGCGCCGGAACTGCACCGCATCAACGGCAAATGGTATCTGTACTTCACGGCCGGCCGCGCCGATGCGATCTGGGACATTCGCCTGTACGTGCTGGAGAACGCGGCCGCCGACCCGTTCGAGGGCCAGTGGATCGAGCGTGGCCAGTTGAAGACAGGCTGGGAATCCTTTGCGCTCGACGCCACGACGTTCGCGCTGCGCGGCCAGCGCTACCTGGTGTGGACGCAGCGTCCACCGGCCAGCGCGCGCCAGCTGACCGCCATCTACATCGCGCGGATGGACACGCCGCTGTCGATCGTGGGCCCTGCCACCTTGCTGACGCAGCCGGAGTACCCCTGGGAAAAGGTGAGGCACGACGTCAACGAAGCGCCGGCCGTGCTGGTCAAGAACGGCCGCGTGTTCCTGACGTATTCGGCCAGCGCCACGGATGCGAACTATGCGCTGGGCATGCTGACGGCGCGCGAGGATGCGGACCTGCTGGACGCGCGCTCGTGGACGAAGTCGCCGGTGCCGGTCTTCGCCAGCAGCGCCGCCACCGGCCAGTACGGCCCCGGCCACAATGCGTTCACGACGACGCCGGATGGCGCCACCGACGTCCTTGTCTACCATGCCCGCGACTACCGCGACATCGTCGGCGATCCGCTCAGGAACCCGGACCGCCACACGCGCGCGCAGGTCATCCGCTGGCGGGCGGACGGGACGCCGGATTTCGGGGTGCCGGGGCGGGACTAG